A portion of the Mesobacillus jeotgali genome contains these proteins:
- the speE gene encoding spermidine synthase, whose translation MGLWFTEKQTENFGITMKVNKTLHTEQTEFQKLDMVETEEWGNMLLLDDMVMTSVKDEFVYHEMVAHIPLFTHPNPEQVLVVGGGDGGVIREVLKHPSVKKATLVDIDGKVIEYSKKYLPEIAGKLDDPRVDVQVGDGFMHIAESENQYDVIMVDSTEPVGPAVNLFTKGFYAGISKALKEDGIFVAQSDNPWFKADLIRNVQKDVKEIFPITRLYIANIPTYPSGMWAFTLGSKKHDPLEVSEDRFHDIETKYYTKELHKAAFVLPKFVGDLVK comes from the coding sequence ATGGGTCTTTGGTTTACAGAAAAGCAGACAGAAAACTTTGGTATTACAATGAAAGTGAACAAGACGTTACATACAGAACAAACAGAATTCCAGAAGCTTGATATGGTCGAAACAGAAGAGTGGGGCAATATGCTTCTCCTTGACGACATGGTCATGACATCTGTAAAAGATGAGTTCGTTTACCACGAGATGGTTGCGCATATTCCATTGTTCACACACCCGAATCCTGAGCAGGTGCTGGTAGTTGGAGGCGGCGATGGCGGTGTAATCCGTGAAGTCCTCAAGCACCCAAGCGTTAAAAAGGCGACTCTTGTTGATATCGATGGAAAGGTCATCGAGTACTCTAAGAAATACCTGCCGGAAATCGCAGGAAAGCTGGACGATCCGCGTGTTGATGTCCAGGTTGGCGACGGCTTCATGCACATCGCGGAAAGTGAAAATCAGTATGATGTCATCATGGTTGACTCAACAGAACCAGTAGGACCTGCAGTGAATCTGTTCACAAAAGGTTTTTACGCTGGAATTTCCAAGGCGTTGAAGGAAGATGGAATTTTCGTTGCCCAGTCTGACAACCCATGGTTCAAGGCTGACCTAATCCGCAATGTCCAGAAGGATGTTAAGGAGATCTTCCCAATCACACGCCTTTATATTGCGAATATCCCAACATACCCAAGCGGAATGTGGGCGTTCACACTTGGTTCAAAGAAGCATGATCCGCTTGAAGTGAGCGAGGATCGCTTCCACGATATCGAAACAAAGTACTACACGAAAGAACTTCACAAAGCAGCTTTCGTTTTGCCTAAGTTCGTTGGAGATCTTGTAAAGTAA
- a CDS encoding transglycosylase domain-containing protein: MELMTDQRFRKTMKYLRALIFFGLAGLALVTLVYFSLIGYAKLQGPPPLAVPQSTLFFSDDGTVIGESHSGQKRYWVPLKDVSPHLINATVSIEDKTFFTHNGFDYKRIAGAALADVKAMSKVQGASTITQQYARNLYLEHDKTWSRKVTEALYTLRLEMNYSKDDILEGYLNTIYYGHGAYGVQAASRYYFGKDAKDLSLAEASMLAGIPKGPSIYSPFSSLEKAKQRQRTILKTMKSNGYITELAAQKASLEKLKLVGEHQHNRIGTAPYFQDAVQNALRNSLDFDDRTISLGGLRVYTTLDLDQQEVAEKSISKMIASDSEIQAGIVAMNPKNGYVKALVGGRNYEESPFNRAVQAVRQPGSTMKPILYYAALENGFTPSTTMKSQLTTFRFDDGRAEYTPHNFNNKYAEEDITMAQALALSDNVYAVKTHLFLGEDTLIDTARRFGINTDMDKVPSLALGTSGVRIIEMANAYSILANGGKKVEPVLIKRVENHKGEVIYEYEGEKKEVLKPELASVMTHMLTGIFDKKLNGYSSVTGSTLIKKMTRPYAAKSGTTETDSWMIGYTPQLVSAVWTGYDKGKPIELTVEKSYAKNIWMDFMEKALDNEPAKKFKAAKGTVAVYVDPANGKLASDGCPVKRLTLFAAGTEPVEYCSDHLEHEEHKEEKKEKKQDKKPWYKRWFGS, translated from the coding sequence ATGGAGCTGATGACCGACCAGCGGTTTCGCAAGACAATGAAATATTTGCGTGCTTTGATCTTTTTCGGGCTTGCCGGCCTTGCTTTGGTGACGCTCGTCTACTTTTCCTTGATTGGCTATGCGAAGCTCCAGGGTCCGCCGCCTCTTGCCGTACCGCAATCCACGCTGTTTTTTTCAGATGATGGGACGGTGATCGGCGAAAGCCATTCGGGACAGAAGCGTTATTGGGTACCACTTAAGGACGTTTCGCCCCATTTGATCAACGCCACTGTTTCCATTGAGGATAAAACCTTTTTTACCCATAACGGGTTCGACTATAAGCGTATTGCCGGTGCTGCACTTGCTGACGTAAAGGCAATGTCTAAGGTTCAGGGCGCAAGCACGATAACCCAGCAATATGCCCGTAATCTTTATCTTGAGCATGATAAGACATGGTCACGAAAGGTAACCGAGGCGCTTTATACCCTCCGCCTGGAAATGAATTATTCCAAGGACGATATCCTCGAAGGCTATCTGAATACGATTTATTACGGTCATGGCGCGTATGGCGTCCAGGCAGCAAGCCGTTATTATTTTGGCAAGGATGCAAAGGATTTATCCCTGGCGGAAGCTTCCATGCTTGCAGGGATTCCGAAAGGGCCAAGCATCTATTCGCCTTTTTCTTCGCTGGAAAAAGCAAAGCAGCGCCAGCGAACCATTTTAAAAACTATGAAATCCAATGGGTATATCACAGAACTTGCCGCGCAAAAAGCAAGTCTTGAAAAGCTCAAGCTTGTCGGCGAGCACCAGCATAACCGCATTGGCACTGCACCCTACTTCCAGGATGCTGTTCAAAATGCACTCAGGAATTCCCTGGATTTTGATGACCGGACGATTTCACTAGGCGGTTTAAGGGTTTATACCACACTCGACCTTGACCAGCAGGAAGTGGCCGAGAAATCGATTAGTAAAATGATTGCAAGCGATTCGGAGATTCAGGCTGGCATAGTTGCAATGAATCCGAAGAACGGCTATGTCAAGGCGCTGGTCGGCGGCAGGAATTATGAGGAGAGTCCATTTAACCGCGCCGTGCAGGCAGTCCGGCAGCCAGGCTCAACCATGAAGCCGATCCTGTATTACGCGGCTCTCGAAAATGGTTTTACGCCATCGACGACGATGAAGAGCCAGCTGACCACATTTCGGTTTGATGATGGACGCGCAGAATATACGCCGCATAATTTCAACAATAAGTACGCCGAAGAGGACATCACAATGGCACAGGCATTAGCGTTGTCGGATAACGTCTATGCTGTGAAAACCCACCTGTTCCTTGGTGAGGATACGCTGATCGATACTGCCAGGCGCTTTGGAATCAACACAGATATGGACAAAGTCCCATCGCTGGCTCTAGGGACATCGGGAGTCAGGATCATCGAAATGGCCAACGCCTACAGTATTTTAGCGAATGGCGGAAAAAAGGTGGAGCCGGTGCTGATCAAGAGGGTCGAAAACCATAAGGGCGAGGTCATTTACGAATATGAAGGTGAAAAGAAAGAAGTATTGAAGCCAGAACTCGCTTCGGTGATGACCCATATGCTGACAGGAATTTTTGATAAAAAATTGAATGGCTATTCGTCCGTAACAGGAAGCACGCTAATTAAGAAAATGACCCGGCCTTACGCAGCAAAGTCAGGGACAACAGAAACGGACAGCTGGATGATCGGTTACACCCCGCAGCTCGTTTCGGCAGTTTGGACAGGCTATGATAAAGGGAAACCAATTGAGCTGACAGTGGAAAAATCGTATGCGAAGAATATCTGGATGGACTTTATGGAGAAAGCACTGGATAATGAGCCTGCGAAAAAATTCAAGGCAGCCAAGGGAACGGTCGCTGTATATGTCGATCCTGCAAATGGTAAGCTTGCATCTGATGGCTGCCCCGTAAAAAGACTGACATTGTTCGCCGCAGGGACAGAGCCTGTTGAATACTGCTCCGACCACCTCGAACACGAGGAGCACAAAGAAGAGAAAAAAGAGAAAAAGCAAGATAAGAAGCCTTGGTATAAGCGATGGTTCGGGTCATAG
- a CDS encoding DUF1540 domain-containing protein, which yields MRIEVKCEVENCKYWAEGDQCVADSIMVVADRGHQAVNERETICDTFEKV from the coding sequence ATGAGAATCGAAGTAAAATGCGAAGTAGAAAATTGTAAATACTGGGCAGAAGGCGATCAATGTGTGGCTGACTCTATCATGGTCGTTGCCGATAGAGGCCATCAGGCTGTAAATGAAAGAGAAACGATTTGTGATACGTTTGAAAAGGTATAA
- the speB gene encoding agmatinase, which yields MRFDEAYSGNVFIGSHSNYNESKAVLYGMPMDWTVSYRPGSRFGPTRIREVSIGLEEYSPYLDREMADLNYFDAGDIPLPFGNAQKSLDLIEEYVDKLLAEDKFPLGMGGEHLVSWPVMKAFAKKYEDLAIIHFDAHTDLREHYEGEPLSHSTPIRKIAEHIGPKNVYSFGIRSGMKEEFEWAKEVGMHISKFEVFEPLKEVLPSLAGRPVYVTIDIDVLDPAHAPGTGTVDAGGITSKELLASIHAIANSGVNVVGADLVEVAPIYDTSEMTANTASKIIREMMLGFVK from the coding sequence ATGCGTTTTGATGAAGCCTACTCTGGCAATGTTTTTATCGGCAGCCATTCAAACTATAATGAAAGCAAGGCGGTCCTTTACGGAATGCCGATGGATTGGACTGTCAGCTACCGTCCTGGTTCACGCTTTGGCCCGACCCGTATCCGTGAGGTATCGATCGGCCTTGAAGAATACAGCCCATATCTTGACCGCGAAATGGCAGACCTTAACTATTTCGATGCAGGAGACATCCCGCTTCCTTTCGGGAATGCTCAGAAGAGTCTTGATTTGATTGAGGAGTACGTGGATAAGCTTTTAGCTGAAGATAAATTCCCGCTTGGAATGGGCGGAGAGCATCTTGTTTCATGGCCGGTCATGAAGGCATTTGCGAAAAAGTATGAAGACCTTGCCATCATCCACTTTGATGCGCATACAGATTTGCGCGAACACTATGAAGGCGAGCCATTGTCCCACTCAACGCCAATTCGCAAGATTGCCGAGCATATTGGACCAAAGAATGTTTATTCATTCGGCATCCGTTCCGGCATGAAGGAAGAATTCGAATGGGCAAAGGAAGTGGGCATGCATATTTCCAAGTTCGAGGTTTTTGAGCCCCTGAAGGAAGTTTTGCCTTCGCTTGCCGGACGTCCGGTTTATGTGACGATTGATATTGATGTTCTTGACCCGGCGCATGCCCCAGGAACAGGAACAGTCGACGCTGGCGGAATCACTTCCAAGGAATTATTAGCATCCATCCATGCCATTGCCAACTCTGGTGTCAATGTAGTAGGGGCCGACTTGGTTGAAGTAGCTCCAATCTACGATACATCAGAAATGACTGCAAACACAGCAAGCAAAATCATCCGTGAGATGATGCTGGGATTTGTGAAGTAA
- a CDS encoding short-chain fatty acid transporter, whose amino-acid sequence MKMLVSFFNRLMQRYLPDPFLFVIILTFVVFGLGLIFTDNGPYQMVQHWGNGFWGLLVFTMQMVLVLVTGHVLASSPVFKKGLGSLASLAKSPGQAIIFVTLVSMIASLINWGFGLVIGALFAKELAKKVENVDYRLLIASAYSGFVVWHGGISGSIPLTIATEGHFTEKMIGVIPTDQTIFSSFNLFIVIALLLILPIVTRMMMPSREETIVVDPLLLENDVQAAAIEQGVMTPAEKLENSRVASLLIGLFGLVFLFYYFANNGFKLNLDIVNFLFLFLGILFHGTPKQFLDAVLNAVKGASGIIIQFPFYAGIMGMMTTSGLAAVISEGFVSISNEFTFPLFTFWSAGLINIFVPSGGGQWAVQAPIMLEAAQTMGVSIPKTAMAVAWGDAWTNMIQPFWALPALAIAGLKAKDIMGYCVITLIVSGIIISTGMLFF is encoded by the coding sequence ATGAAAATGTTGGTTTCTTTTTTTAACCGCCTTATGCAGCGGTATTTGCCTGATCCGTTTCTTTTTGTCATTATCTTAACTTTTGTTGTATTTGGATTGGGCCTTATCTTTACTGACAACGGACCGTATCAAATGGTCCAGCATTGGGGAAATGGATTCTGGGGGCTATTGGTTTTCACCATGCAAATGGTTCTTGTTCTGGTGACGGGACACGTTCTTGCAAGCAGCCCGGTTTTTAAAAAGGGACTAGGCTCCCTTGCCTCCCTTGCCAAGTCACCTGGCCAGGCAATTATTTTTGTGACACTTGTTTCAATGATCGCAAGCTTAATCAACTGGGGTTTCGGCCTGGTAATTGGGGCACTGTTCGCCAAGGAATTAGCGAAAAAAGTGGAAAACGTCGATTATAGACTCCTGATTGCAAGCGCTTACTCCGGTTTTGTTGTCTGGCATGGCGGAATTTCCGGTTCAATACCGCTTACAATCGCCACAGAAGGTCATTTTACTGAAAAGATGATTGGAGTTATCCCGACTGACCAGACTATTTTTTCAAGCTTTAACCTGTTTATCGTGATTGCACTTCTGCTTATTTTGCCTATCGTTACAAGGATGATGATGCCATCCAGGGAAGAAACCATCGTGGTCGACCCGCTGCTATTGGAAAATGATGTTCAGGCAGCCGCAATTGAGCAGGGAGTGATGACTCCGGCAGAAAAGCTTGAAAACAGCCGGGTTGCTTCATTATTGATCGGACTATTTGGACTGGTATTCTTATTCTATTATTTTGCTAATAATGGATTCAAACTGAATCTTGATATCGTTAACTTCCTGTTTTTATTCCTGGGTATACTCTTCCATGGCACTCCTAAGCAATTTCTTGATGCTGTGTTGAATGCGGTAAAAGGTGCAAGCGGGATTATCATCCAATTTCCTTTTTACGCGGGGATCATGGGGATGATGACTACATCGGGACTTGCAGCAGTTATCTCCGAAGGCTTCGTTTCGATTTCGAATGAATTCACTTTCCCATTATTCACCTTTTGGAGCGCTGGATTAATTAATATTTTTGTTCCTTCGGGTGGAGGACAGTGGGCCGTACAGGCGCCGATCATGCTGGAAGCTGCTCAAACCATGGGTGTCTCTATACCTAAGACAGCAATGGCCGTTGCCTGGGGTGATGCATGGACCAACATGATTCAGCCGTTCTGGGCTTTGCCTGCACTGGCAATTGCCGGCCTGAAGGCGAAGGATATCATGGGTTATTGTGTCATCACACTGATCGTGAGTGGAATTATCATTTCGACAGGAATGCTGTTTTTCTAA